TAGCTGCATGGCTTCACTCGGCGTCGCGTTAATCAGCCCCCACCCAGATGCGCGGCGTCGAGTCCAACTCCCCCAACATGTCAGACACTTATGCGCCCCATGGACAATCCTGGGTCTGCGCCTATCCTTTGCCGTGAAGGACAGGGAAGGGTTTCATCCATGCGCGATTTTCATCAGCCGGGCCGCTCGGCGGTCTTTGCCACGAATGGCATGTGCGCCACGTCAGATCCGCTGGCCGCGAAAGTTGCCGTGCAAATTCTGGAGGCTGGCGGGAACGCCGTCGACGCCGCAATCGCCGGGGCCGTTTTGTTGGGGCTCTGCGAGCCTCAGATGACCGGGATCGGCGGAGATTGCTTTGTGCTGCTCGCCAAACCGGGTGAGGATGACATCATCGCGCTCAACGGCTCCGGCCGCGCGCCCGCTGGGTTATCTGCCGCCGAGATGCGCGACCGCGGGCTTGCGACCGTCCCGATCAGCACGTCTGACGCAGTCACGATACCCGGCGCGATCGACGCGTTTTGTAGGCTCAGCAAGGACCACGGCAAGATCGGCCTGAAGGCCACTCTCGCCCCGGCAATCCACTACATGGAGGCGGGCATCGCGGTCGGACCGCGCACCGCTTTCGATTGGGCCGAGGCCGAAGCGACTCCGCAAGGCGCCGCCAAGGATTTCTACTTGATCAATGGCAAAGCCCCCGGCGCAGGACAGGTCTTCCGCGCGCCCAAGCAAGCCGAGGTCCTGCGGCGCGTGGCGCAGCACGGACGCGCGGGCTTCTACGAGGGCGAGGTGGCCGAGGACATGGTGGCATCGCTGCAAGCCGCTGGTGGATCGCACACGTTGGATGATTTCGCCGCAACGGCATGCGATTACACCACGCCGATCGCCGGCACATACAAGGATCTGGAGTTGGTCGAGCATCCGCCCAATGGGCAAGGCGCGACGGCGATC
The nucleotide sequence above comes from Litoreibacter ponti. Encoded proteins:
- a CDS encoding gamma-glutamyltransferase family protein, whose protein sequence is MRDFHQPGRSAVFATNGMCATSDPLAAKVAVQILEAGGNAVDAAIAGAVLLGLCEPQMTGIGGDCFVLLAKPGEDDIIALNGSGRAPAGLSAAEMRDRGLATVPISTSDAVTIPGAIDAFCRLSKDHGKIGLKATLAPAIHYMEAGIAVGPRTAFDWAEAEATPQGAAKDFYLINGKAPGAGQVFRAPKQAEVLRRVAQHGRAGFYEGEVAEDMVASLQAAGGSHTLDDFAATACDYTTPIAGTYKDLELVEHPPNGQGATAILMNNILAQFDLPSLNPVGSARAHIEAEAAKLAYDTRNRFLSDADHMTRVDHMLSMETAKELAALIDPTKAMANPVKLSEQVHKDTIYITVVDKDLMAVSLIYSIFHSFGSGIASDKFGILFQNRGAGFTLEEGHPNEAAGGKRPMHTIIPGMLRKDGEVIMPFGVMGGAYQPNGHARFVTNLVDFGKHPQQAIDAPRSFSDAGDMKVERGYSDQVRQELADMGHTVSIPETPIGGAQAIMIDRENGTLQGASDPRKDGCAIGY